DNA from Geitlerinema sp. PCC 9228:
ACGAACGCGCCAGGCAACCAGCAAGCCACCGCAGCGACCCAAATGCCCCATTGCTTGGTCATGGCGCAAGACGTAACCGAACAAGAACATCTCTGGCAAGAACTAGCCGCCAAAAATCGCGACCTGGTCCATCTCAACCGCCTCAAAGACGAATTCCTCTCCTGCATCAGTCACGAGCTCAAAACCCCTCTCACCGCCGTTTTGGGACTCTCCAGCCTGTTAAAAGAACAAACCCTCGGTCAGCTCAACGAAAGACAACTGCGCTACGCCAAACTCATTTACCGCAGCGGTCGGCATTTGATGGGTGTGGTTAACGATATTTTAGATTTAACTCGCCTGGAAACCGCCCAGCTAGACCTCAATCCCGAGCCCGTCTCGGTACGTCAAATCTGCGAGCGCGCCATCGAACAAGCCAAACAAGCCTACAGAGAATACCAAGACGACCAAACCGGCACCTCTGGTGACAATGGGGAAACCAGCGATCCCACCAGCCAGATGCCAGTCAGTTTGGAAATCGAACCGGGATTGGATACCATCGTCGCCGACGAACTGCGCCTGCGGCAAATGCTGTGCTACCTACTCACCAACGCCTACAAATTCACCCTCGGTGGCAACACCGACGCTTCTACAACCGAGGTAGGGGAACTTCACGAAACAACTGCGTTGAGCGACGCCGAAACGCCGCCTACCGAACCACGCATTGGCTTGCGCGTCAAACGTCGGGCTGGCTGGATTGCCTTCAGCGTGTGGGATACGGGCATTGGCATTCCCGAAGACAAACAGCATTTAATTTTCCAAAAATTCCAACAAATTGAAAATCCCCTCACCCGGCAATTTGAAGGAGCAGGTTTGGGTTTGGTGCTGACCCAACGTCTGACGCGACTGCACGGTGGCGAAATTTCCTTTATTTCCAAAGAAGGGGAAGGCAGCGAATTTACCCTGCTGCTCCCTCCCGTTCCCCCCGCCGGTGGCGATTCGGCAGCGAGTACCGCCCCCCTTACCGACCATGGAGAAAATGCTTGTGTGGAGCGAAACCGAAACGCGTCCTCTGACTCTTCCCAAGCCAACACCAGGCAAACTTCTGTTAGTAGGGAGGTTTCGCGACCTGCCTCCGCCGTGCCCAGTGCCAACCAACTGTTGTTGCTGGTGGTCGATGCTTCCGGCAAAAACATCGAAGATTTCCACAATATTTTGCAATCCGCCAGCGAAGCCTATCAAGTTGCGATCGCGCGTTCGGGAACCGACGCCTTGGAAAAAGCCCGCCGCCTGCAACCGGGGTTAATTTTCCTCAATCCCCTCGTGCCGTTACTTTCCGGTTGGGATGTGCTTACCTTACTCAAATCCCAAGCCGACACCCGCCACATTCCGGTTGTCGTCACCGGCACCCAAGTAGAAAAAGAAAAATCGGCTCCCCTGGCGGATGGTTTCCTGCATTTGCCCTTCCAACAGGCAGCGGTGCAAGAAGTCTTGACCCAGTTTTTGGGGTCGCCTCCTCAAGCAGCAGAATCCCCCAAACTCACAGTTTTGCAGCTCAATATCGAAACCGACCGGCACAATTGGTCCGAACAGTTTCAAAAACAGCATCGCGATTGGCTCGATCGCATGAATGGGATTTTGCACCAACACGGCTGTCGGATTTTGGAAGCGGAAGATTTAGAACAGGCAGAAGTTTTAGGGCGTATTTGGCAACCCAACGCCGTATTGCTCATGCCATATTCTGCCAATAGCGATCGCAACCAAAGCGCCGCCGACAGTTCCAGCACTTCGTCGTCAAGTTCCCCTACAGATGGTGTAGAACGTTTCTTGCAACAGATGATGCAAATGTCGCCTTTGGATTCGCTGCCTCTGATTACCCTAGATAGCTATACCACCCAGGTAGCCAATCGGGTAGTAGCAGCCAACGAAAATACCAATATGCAAGTCTTTCCCTGTTTGGCAGCGGAAACGTTTGCCTCTGCCGCTGATGAAGGCAACGCAGCAACAACACAGCCAAGTAGCTTTCCCTTACCCGACCCCACCACCCTGCTGCAAGCCATTCAAGTTGCAGCCACCCAAAGCAACGACCGCCGTCAAATTGCCATTGCCGACTTAGCAGCATTTCAACTGCACTCAAATCAAGCATTTGCCGTGCGCACCTCCCCATCCCAGCAACAACTGCAAGCTTTGGTACAGTATTTGGACCAAGCCGGCTTTCAAGGCGCGATCGCCGATTGTTGGAAACAACTGTGGCAGCAATTGCAATGTGGCAGCGTCGATTTGCTAATTTTGCTGTCTCCCTGTCATTCTCTCCCCCAAGCTACCTACGATGCCCTGGCTTCCCTAGAACAGCTCCAGCACAAACCCCCAATTGTCCTTGCCGAAACCACCTCCCAACAGGATAGTACCACCCACACTTTCCTAGAAAAAATTAGCGATCGCATTTTATCAGTCACCGAAAGTGACCCCAGTACCCTCCTGGCAGAAGTCAAAAACTATTTGGGATGACCCCCATCAATTTGAATCGCTCAACCCAGGGGTTTCGACTTGACTCGCCTCCAGGTGATAGCGAACCAGGCGATAGTTTCCCAAACGGGCAACTTCCTCAATATTCCCCAAAGTAGGTGCCACATCTTCCACCCGGTCGGGATTGCCTAAAATCAAAACTGTTCGCGAAGCGTCTGGTACGGAGAAAGGCGAAGGTTGCTTTTGTTGTTGCTGCGTTTCGGCGTCGCTCAACCCAGGCGTTTCGGACTCGGTGAGAGTACGTTGTAAATAACGGTTAATTTTCTCCGGCACAGTAATAAATTTCACCGGCTGGCGGATGTAAAACACCAAACTGGGCTTTTCAAATCCCGTCATAATCACCCTTTCGTGGGGTTGGCGCACCTGCACGATAATTTCCGCCATTTGGCGAATCGGCTGCTGTCTGGCTTGGTCTACCACCTGCAACGCCGGGGTCAGCGTTAGCGCCACAAAAGCCGCAAATCCTAAAGCATTGGGCACCCACAACCAGCGCAGTCGCCGATACCACAGCAACCATCCCAGCAAAACAGCCGTCACCACCCAAACCACACCGCCGCGGGGAAGCACCCCAGACGCCGCCACCACTTCCCGTAAATTGGGGGCTGCGGGGTCGTAGCCAATAAAGCGATCGCCAACGAACAAAGCACCAGCTATTGCCAGCACCAACACCACATTCGCTATTGAGCTGTAAAATAAGCTGCGGTGGCAATTGTCAGCATCGGCAAACAGCAACCCCACCAAAATTGCTGCCCCACCCATCGCCGGCAAAATGTAGCTGGGCAGTTTGGTAGCCGCTGCCGAGAAAAACAGAAAAATCGCAGCCAGCCAGAAAAAAGCAAACAAACCGAACTGCCGGTGGCTTTCCTGACGCTGCCAAAACCGACGTTTCCAGAACTGAGTACGGGCGATCGCAGCCACCAAATAACTCGACCAAGGAGCAAACCCCAGTAAAATAACCGCCAAATAGAAATACCAAGGCGCTGCGTGGTCGTTCACCACATTCGTAAACCGTTCGATATTGTGGTAGCCAAAAAACTTTTCAATATAATCTTCTCCATGGGCACGAATCACTAAAACATACCAAGGTACAGATATAGCCAAGAAAATCGACATACCCACCAACGGGCGCAGCTGTCGCCAAAGCAGTTTTACCTTTCCCACATAAACTGCAAACGTCCCTACCACTAACATAGGCAGTACCATTCCCACCGGACCCTTCGCCAAAACCGCCAAAGCCATAAGCACGTAAAAAGTTAGATACCACCCCGTAAAACCACCTTCCTTTGTTTCGCCTTTCTCCTTAAGAGAAGCTTCGCGAATGTCCAGCGCCCAATCCTCTGAATTGCTCACATAGCCCAAAAAAAACGCCAGCAGCGCCCCACCAATGCAAGCACTCAGCAACATATCGGAAACGCCCAAGCGCCCCCAGAGGTAATTTTCCAGATTCAAACCAAAAGCCGCAGTAGCAACGATCGCTGCCAGTGGTGGGGTTTTGGGAAAGCAACGCTGGCGTTGAGCAACGTCAAAACGATGCAGGGTATAGAATAGAAAAACCATCAAAGCGATCGCGCTGAGGGCAGAAGGCAAGCGCGCCCCCCAAGCATTCACCCCCACCACCTGATACGCCCCAGCCATCAACCAGTAAATCAAAGGCGGCTTATCAAAACGCACCTCACCGCTAAAATGGGGCGTCACCCAATCCCCCGTTACCAGCATTTCCCGCGCTGCCTCCGCAAACAGGGGTTCCGTTTCGTCAATCAAACCAACGCTACCCAGTTGGTGAAGAAAAACCAGCCAGCCAAGAAAAACCAACCACAAAGCTATCCAAACCTGGGGATAGGTCCGTTCCTTGCGGTTGGTCTTCAAAAAAGCGCGTCCGAATTCTCGCCAGTGCTTCATGGAGGATTCCTAGATTTGGTCAGCTCAAGGGCAAACCTTATTGTACTAGAAACCCCCCATGCTTGCGCGAAGCGTCTGGTACGGAGAAAGGAGAATCGCTGGCGATTGCTGAAGTCGAACCCCGTAGGGATGCTTCACAAAATCTCCCTAGCTTTGACCGCCATTGTCTTCGTGGGTCACGAGAATCTTCTCAGCAATTTTGTCGGGAACCTCTTGCAGGTGGTCGAAAGCAGAGGCAAAATAACCCACTCCTAGCGTCAGCGATCGCAACTGAACGATCAAATTTTGCATCTCCACTTGGGGCAGATAAACTGAAATCTTATCCCACCCCTTCCAATCCATCACCGGTTCGTAGCCCATAATTTGACCGCGGCGAGTACCCACCAACTGCAACACATTGGACGTATACTCCTGTGGGGCAAACACATCTACCGCATACACCGGTTCCAGCAGCTGCGGTTGTGCCTTAGGCATCCCCTCAGTCATAGCCACCCGGGCAGCAAACTTAAACGCCTGTTCGGAACTATCCACCGAATGGTAGGACCCATCCGTCAGCGTCACCGCCACATCCACTACAGGAAAGCCCAACGGACCCTGTTGCAAATATTCCCGTACCCCCATTTCCACACCAGGAATGTACTGTTTGGGAACGGACCCCCCAACAATCGTTTCGCTAAATTGAAAGCCACTCCCCCTTTCCAGGGGCTTAATGTCCAAGTAAACATCGCCATACTGCCCGTGACCGCCGCTTTGGTGTTTGTAGCGACCGCGAATGCCGGATACCGGTTTGCGGATGGTTTCCCGGTAGGGCACCTGGGGAATGTGAGCATTGGTGGGCAACTTGTATTTTTGTTCTAGGCGTTCTTGGGTTACCTGTAAGTGAATTTCCCCTTGCCCCCAGAGAATAATTTCGTGGGTATCTTCGCGCTGTTCCACTTTTAAAGCAGGATCTTCCTCCGTAAGTTTGCTGAGGGCGCTACTGATTTTGACCTCATCCTTGCGATTGACAGGGGTAATGGCGATCGCATAAACCGGTTGCAGGGCATCCGCCTGGGGGAGTTGCGGGGCTTTTTTGTCCTCAGCCACCAGCACATCGCCGGTGTGTACGTCTTCCAAACGACCCAAAGCGATGGTTTCGCCGGCGTGGGCTTCATTCAGGGAAGTCTGCTGTTGTCCCATCAACCGGTACATACCATGCGATCGCACCCCATTGTTAAACGTCGTACTTTCGCTAATACTGCCCTGCCAAATCCGAACCAGCGACAGTTTGCCACCTTGCTGGGTATAGTAAGTTTTTAAAACTTGGGCTACTGGTTTGCTGTCGGACTTCAACCCCCGACGTTCGGCAGTAATGCTGGGGGCAGGGGATTCCTGCTTCAAAATATCCAACAGGGGGCGAACCCCGTAATCCTGTACGGCTATGCCGCACAAAACCGGCACAATGTAATCGGCGCTGAGTTCTTTTTTCAAATCGTCAATGACCTCTTTTTGGGAAGGTTCCACATCTTCGAGGAGTTCTTCCAACAAGCGATCGTCAAAATCTGCCAACCCTTCCAGCATTTCCTGGCGCGCCATATGTTCTTCCACCTCCAGGTCTTGGGGCAAAGGCACGAGATCGGCTGGGGCTTGTTCGTGGTAGTGGTAGGCTTGTTCGCGGATTAAGTCAATGTAGCCGATAATTTTTTCGTTTTGACCGATGGGATATTGCTGGGGCAGCAAAGGACGGGTGGAAACCTTATTGAGGGCGTGGAGGGTTTCCATGAACGCCTCGCCCACAGCCATCCCCTGACCGCTGAGGAGGTCCATCTTGTTAATAAAGACCAAGTGGGGAATTTGCCAGTCGTCTAGAAATTTAAACAGCGGGGCGAGGGTGATGGCCTTGTTTTTGTCCGGTTCGCAAACCACAACAGCGGCATCGACGCCGACCAGAGCATTGTAGGTTTCTTGGGCAAACTCGATGGACCCCGGACAATCAAGGAAGGTGAAGCGAATGTCCTCGTATTCGGTACCGGCGACGTTAACTTCGACTCCCATTTCGCGCGCTCGGGCTTGGGGATTGCTATCGCCGACGGTATTGCCTTGGGAAATACTGCCTTTGCGGGAAATGGCGTTGGTAACTGAAAGCAAACTTTCTAAAACGGTGGTTTTACCACTCCAATAGGGACCGACAATGGCAATATTGCGCCAGCGTTGGGCGTCTGGTTGAGTCATCGCAAACTCCTTTCTTTATGGATACACAGGGATATACAAGTTTTTTTTCGGTTGCTTCGACAGGTCCAGTACCAGGATTGCTAGAACCGTTCGGTTAAGATGGATAGCTATTTGGCGATCGCTCGCTTTCGACCGACTCAGCACAAGTTTTGGTTGCGCTCAATTGGGGAAATTTCCATCCAAAAACAATTCTCTTTTAACCAAAAGATTAACAAATCTAGGTTTTCCACAGCGGTTGGGGAAACTGAAGAAAATTTTAAATTCTGTTTTAGCGGGGGTTGGGGAAAGGTCTTTAAACGGACGAACCAACCCATCGGGAAGCAAAATACAACCGTTTGTAGCGTTGCTTGGGGAAGGCGATTTTTTCCCATTGACTGCTCCCTGTTCTAAAGAGGATGCTACGCGACGGGCTGAAGCCACGTTGTGTAGCTTTGATTTTGGGCTGGCATCCAAAATCGAATCCGAATGATACGAGTCAAAGCGCCCCTACACCCTCGGCTGAGAGTGTTTACCTGATCTCCAAATATTGGCTGCACCATTGCAATCGGCATTGATATACCAATTCCCATTTGTCCGATACAATCGGAGTTTCATTTGTTTTCCCTTAGAGCCCACTTCTCGGGTTTTTCACCGATGGACGGCAGGAAGTCACCCTCTAGAAAAGAAGCTTTGGATGTATAGGATGTCTCAGTCTCGATGAATTGAACCCCATACTGTTGGCAGAGTTGAGTAATACGATTATTGAGACGTGCAGTGAGAACGGGAACAAATTCCTGATTTTTCTTTTTTTATTGCACTTTTATTTGTTTTTGTCTATTTCAAGCAAAAATAATGACACCAAAAACGGAAAATCTGAATGTTAAGAATATCCCTAGAAAATTCAAAGCTTTTTATAAGCTGGGTAGAATAAAGAAGTCAAATGACGATTAATACCATTTCTGAAAAAAAACGATTGTCTGGAATTTCTCAATTGCCCTGGTAGGGGCGCTCACGCGTTGCGCCCCTACTC
Protein-coding regions in this window:
- a CDS encoding hybrid sensor histidine kinase/response regulator codes for the protein MFASTPCLKDFLFAAPSLPASVTVAELRSQFSQGTCERIAVVDAQEKPIGFIALARYFAWWQGNSDSDATNGPHSRQSSDSPFSFRNASRTEMLRERAPQPPPPSRPRQPEHRQPATDSYSQSHSAVAVADHTIGALNLLEEVETLPAHLSVEQLCQHPGYRHQLARAQQTPCLLVDGEGKYLGWLDLPALTAFLAQSSPTSSGSPPARPNWRSFFEELPIPIIWPGQDSRNWLANQAWREQIGTLESAESIKQEVLSLLFSSHSDTNRTASAWQDRDSPASHHQVEIWKQEPPPQTQHCRLTKNSHATASRSVGASSLLPSCICVCSQKTGEEQILRFVKLNQPHTDETNAPGNQQATAATQMPHCLVMAQDVTEQEHLWQELAAKNRDLVHLNRLKDEFLSCISHELKTPLTAVLGLSSLLKEQTLGQLNERQLRYAKLIYRSGRHLMGVVNDILDLTRLETAQLDLNPEPVSVRQICERAIEQAKQAYREYQDDQTGTSGDNGETSDPTSQMPVSLEIEPGLDTIVADELRLRQMLCYLLTNAYKFTLGGNTDASTTEVGELHETTALSDAETPPTEPRIGLRVKRRAGWIAFSVWDTGIGIPEDKQHLIFQKFQQIENPLTRQFEGAGLGLVLTQRLTRLHGGEISFISKEGEGSEFTLLLPPVPPAGGDSAASTAPLTDHGENACVERNRNASSDSSQANTRQTSVSREVSRPASAVPSANQLLLLVVDASGKNIEDFHNILQSASEAYQVAIARSGTDALEKARRLQPGLIFLNPLVPLLSGWDVLTLLKSQADTRHIPVVVTGTQVEKEKSAPLADGFLHLPFQQAAVQEVLTQFLGSPPQAAESPKLTVLQLNIETDRHNWSEQFQKQHRDWLDRMNGILHQHGCRILEAEDLEQAEVLGRIWQPNAVLLMPYSANSDRNQSAADSSSTSSSSSPTDGVERFLQQMMQMSPLDSLPLITLDSYTTQVANRVVAANENTNMQVFPCLAAETFASAADEGNAATTQPSSFPLPDPTTLLQAIQVAATQSNDRRQIAIADLAAFQLHSNQAFAVRTSPSQQQLQALVQYLDQAGFQGAIADCWKQLWQQLQCGSVDLLILLSPCHSLPQATYDALASLEQLQHKPPIVLAETTSQQDSTTHTFLEKISDRILSVTESDPSTLLAEVKNYLG
- a CDS encoding glycosyltransferase family 39 protein is translated as MKHWREFGRAFLKTNRKERTYPQVWIALWLVFLGWLVFLHQLGSVGLIDETEPLFAEAAREMLVTGDWVTPHFSGEVRFDKPPLIYWLMAGAYQVVGVNAWGARLPSALSAIALMVFLFYTLHRFDVAQRQRCFPKTPPLAAIVATAAFGLNLENYLWGRLGVSDMLLSACIGGALLAFFLGYVSNSEDWALDIREASLKEKGETKEGGFTGWYLTFYVLMALAVLAKGPVGMVLPMLVVGTFAVYVGKVKLLWRQLRPLVGMSIFLAISVPWYVLVIRAHGEDYIEKFFGYHNIERFTNVVNDHAAPWYFYLAVILLGFAPWSSYLVAAIARTQFWKRRFWQRQESHRQFGLFAFFWLAAIFLFFSAAATKLPSYILPAMGGAAILVGLLFADADNCHRSLFYSSIANVVLVLAIAGALFVGDRFIGYDPAAPNLREVVAASGVLPRGGVVWVVTAVLLGWLLWYRRLRWLWVPNALGFAAFVALTLTPALQVVDQARQQPIRQMAEIIVQVRQPHERVIMTGFEKPSLVFYIRQPVKFITVPEKINRYLQRTLTESETPGLSDAETQQQQKQPSPFSVPDASRTVLILGNPDRVEDVAPTLGNIEEVARLGNYRLVRYHLEASQVETPGLSDSN
- a CDS encoding elongation factor G, which translates into the protein MTQPDAQRWRNIAIVGPYWSGKTTVLESLLSVTNAISRKGSISQGNTVGDSNPQARAREMGVEVNVAGTEYEDIRFTFLDCPGSIEFAQETYNALVGVDAAVVVCEPDKNKAITLAPLFKFLDDWQIPHLVFINKMDLLSGQGMAVGEAFMETLHALNKVSTRPLLPQQYPIGQNEKIIGYIDLIREQAYHYHEQAPADLVPLPQDLEVEEHMARQEMLEGLADFDDRLLEELLEDVEPSQKEVIDDLKKELSADYIVPVLCGIAVQDYGVRPLLDILKQESPAPSITAERRGLKSDSKPVAQVLKTYYTQQGGKLSLVRIWQGSISESTTFNNGVRSHGMYRLMGQQQTSLNEAHAGETIALGRLEDVHTGDVLVAEDKKAPQLPQADALQPVYAIAITPVNRKDEVKISSALSKLTEEDPALKVEQREDTHEIILWGQGEIHLQVTQERLEQKYKLPTNAHIPQVPYRETIRKPVSGIRGRYKHQSGGHGQYGDVYLDIKPLERGSGFQFSETIVGGSVPKQYIPGVEMGVREYLQQGPLGFPVVDVAVTLTDGSYHSVDSSEQAFKFAARVAMTEGMPKAQPQLLEPVYAVDVFAPQEYTSNVLQLVGTRRGQIMGYEPVMDWKGWDKISVYLPQVEMQNLIVQLRSLTLGVGYFASAFDHLQEVPDKIAEKILVTHEDNGGQS